The following are from one region of the Gemmatimonadota bacterium genome:
- a CDS encoding DUF4396 domain-containing protein: protein MMEATEVLVELYTPGVMGAGLSSPIFWLGMGLALLAGFIAAWPVNYWLVGKGIRHIH from the coding sequence GTGATGGAGGCGACCGAAGTGCTGGTGGAGCTCTATACGCCCGGAGTGATGGGCGCAGGATTGAGCAGCCCCATCTTCTGGCTGGGCATGGGTCTGGCCCTCTTGGCCGGCTTCATCGCGGCTTGGCCTGTGAACTATTGGCTGGTGGGGAAGGGCATCCGGCATATACACTAG
- a CDS encoding GAF domain-containing protein — MSSPSLIEEFPFGTRLSLSHLIDFWERQAGDPSSLHAPSARVIVERLSEAPELRQIIDDRSVLETHRELIDLLMTAMVPAGRDDDYYAIAVEPFGTVPFYESPGWRRLGFGESERFHEHLNIPPDQLLFGKLMWAYEFLLEEWVGVEADLQYAMVMTVRDEEVGLDRHFSLSIDPRFVSVRLVRDIEKPSSEVIARLLAEPTDVDLWTETLPPDAFEFDGMTVITAVDVTPHEVISRLKNDLIEKDSMASPEKVDRLQRRIRNLLGRPELSLGLIAFDRRADVDAIDGARAVGRSLLLCDECAPTCPNRASSHYAAVFRGTDPVIVQDLKKSRVRTGYEHHLRKHGHRSLLIYPLHVEGKLVGLMELASPRPGDLNAFNARRLVDVVPLFATTLKRNLDELDDRVQALIKRKYTAIHPAVEWRFREAALNYLEQGERGEVSPELDQIVFNDVYPLYGLADIRGSSRIRNEAIREDLREQLQLALDVINAAGQIQPLPALEEVGYLLTQHLDQIESDLRSDDESGVLELLRRDVEPLFGEIETYGSDVAERVAAYREALDDDLNIVYRRRKDFELSVAAINDAISATLDAEEERAQAMFPHFFEKFRTDGVDHNIYVGAQLREDGLFDELYLRNLRIWQLMTTCRIEWELARMKGDLPVPLEATHLVLVQHQPLSIRFRVDEKRFDVDGAHDIRYEIVKKRIDKALVRGTKERVTQPGRLTIVYSTASEGAEYRRYVDFLQNKGYFAPGLDELELEDLPGISGLKALRVTIASESTSESGEPVPRARPSAREIERVLAADQA; from the coding sequence ATGTCCAGCCCTTCGCTGATCGAGGAGTTTCCGTTCGGGACACGCCTGAGCTTGTCGCACCTGATCGACTTCTGGGAGCGACAGGCTGGGGACCCGAGTTCCCTCCATGCGCCCTCGGCTCGCGTGATCGTAGAGAGGCTCAGCGAGGCTCCCGAGCTGCGGCAGATCATTGACGATCGCTCGGTGCTGGAGACGCACCGGGAGCTTATCGACCTCCTAATGACCGCCATGGTCCCGGCCGGTCGGGACGACGATTACTACGCCATAGCCGTCGAGCCCTTTGGGACCGTCCCCTTCTACGAGTCACCGGGTTGGCGACGACTCGGGTTCGGCGAGAGTGAGCGCTTCCACGAGCACCTGAACATCCCGCCGGACCAATTGCTCTTCGGGAAGCTCATGTGGGCCTACGAATTCCTGCTCGAGGAGTGGGTCGGAGTCGAGGCAGACCTCCAATACGCGATGGTCATGACCGTCCGCGATGAGGAGGTTGGGCTGGACAGGCACTTCTCGTTGAGCATCGATCCACGGTTCGTTTCGGTCCGGCTCGTTCGGGATATCGAAAAGCCGTCTTCGGAGGTCATAGCACGCCTGCTGGCCGAGCCGACCGACGTCGACCTGTGGACTGAGACTCTCCCTCCAGACGCCTTCGAGTTCGATGGGATGACGGTGATCACCGCCGTGGACGTGACACCGCACGAGGTGATTTCGCGACTCAAGAACGACCTCATCGAGAAGGATTCGATGGCGTCGCCCGAAAAGGTCGATCGGCTCCAGCGTCGCATTCGCAACCTCCTGGGTCGCCCGGAGCTCAGCCTCGGTCTTATCGCCTTCGACCGGCGAGCGGACGTTGATGCCATCGACGGTGCGAGGGCGGTGGGCAGGAGCCTGCTCCTCTGTGACGAGTGCGCCCCCACGTGCCCAAACCGGGCCAGTTCCCATTATGCAGCCGTCTTTCGCGGTACCGACCCGGTCATCGTGCAGGATCTGAAGAAGTCGAGAGTACGCACCGGCTACGAGCACCACCTTCGGAAGCATGGACACCGTAGCCTGCTCATCTATCCGCTTCACGTCGAGGGCAAGCTGGTCGGCCTCATGGAGCTCGCCTCCCCGAGGCCGGGAGACCTCAACGCCTTCAACGCTCGAAGACTGGTGGACGTCGTTCCCCTTTTCGCCACCACGCTCAAGCGCAACCTGGACGAGCTCGACGATCGTGTGCAGGCCCTGATCAAGCGGAAGTACACGGCGATCCACCCGGCCGTTGAATGGCGTTTCCGGGAAGCCGCGCTGAACTACCTGGAGCAAGGGGAGCGCGGGGAGGTGAGCCCCGAGCTCGATCAGATCGTATTCAACGACGTGTATCCACTCTACGGTCTGGCCGACATTCGCGGCTCGTCGCGGATACGCAACGAGGCCATTCGGGAAGACTTGAGGGAGCAGCTCCAGCTGGCGTTGGACGTAATCAATGCGGCGGGGCAGATCCAACCGCTGCCCGCACTCGAGGAAGTCGGATACTTACTGACGCAGCATCTCGACCAGATCGAATCCGACCTCCGGTCGGACGACGAATCGGGCGTCTTGGAGCTCCTCCGGCGTGATGTAGAGCCGCTCTTTGGAGAAATCGAGACCTACGGGAGTGATGTGGCCGAGCGCGTCGCCGCCTATCGCGAGGCGCTGGACGATGACCTGAACATCGTCTACCGGCGTCGCAAGGATTTCGAGCTGAGCGTGGCGGCCATAAACGACGCTATCTCGGCAACGCTCGATGCGGAGGAGGAACGTGCCCAGGCCATGTTCCCTCACTTCTTCGAGAAGTTCAGGACGGACGGAGTGGACCACAACATCTACGTCGGCGCCCAGCTCCGCGAGGACGGACTCTTCGATGAGCTCTATCTGCGCAATCTCCGGATCTGGCAGCTCATGACGACATGCCGGATCGAGTGGGAGCTTGCCCGTATGAAGGGCGACTTGCCCGTGCCTCTCGAGGCGACCCACCTCGTCCTCGTGCAGCATCAGCCGCTCTCGATCCGGTTCCGCGTCGATGAGAAGCGCTTCGACGTAGACGGGGCGCACGACATCCGATACGAGATCGTCAAGAAGAGGATCGACAAGGCCCTCGTGCGAGGGACAAAGGAGCGCGTAACCCAGCCGGGCCGGCTCACCATCGTGTATTCCACGGCCAGTGAGGGCGCCGAGTACAGGCGGTACGTCGATTTCCTCCAGAATAAGGGCTACTTCGCCCCGGGGCTGGACGAGCTTGAACTGGAGGACCTGCCCGGCATCTCCGGGCTCAAGGCGCTGCGAGTCACCATCGCCAGCGAGAGCACAAGCGAGAGCGGTGAGCCGGTCCCGCGGGCTCGACCCTCGGCCAGGGAGATCGAGAGGGTTCTTGCCGCGGACCAGGCTTAG